One window of the Equus caballus isolate H_3958 breed thoroughbred chromosome 2, TB-T2T, whole genome shotgun sequence genome contains the following:
- the PLCH2 gene encoding 1-phosphatidylinositol 4,5-bisphosphate phosphodiesterase eta-2 isoform X2 — translation MAPSPEDPGPDLESGPPFLSINILPVVERCMSAMQAGTQMVKLRGSSKGLVRFYFLDEHRSCIRWRPSRKNEKAKISIDSIQEVSEGRQSEIFQRYPDGSFDPNCCFSIYHGSHRESLDLVSPSSDEARIWVTGLRYLMAGISDEDSLARRQRTRDQWLKQTFAEADKNGDGSLSLGEVLQLLHKLNVSLPRHRVKQMFKEADTDDQQGTLGFEEFCAFYKMMSTRRDLYLLMLTYSNHKDHLDVADLQRFLEVEQKMTGVTLESCQDIIEQFEPCPENKRKGVLGVDGFTNYTRSPAGDIFNPEHHGVHQDMTRPLSHYFITSSHNTYLVGDQLMSQSRVDMYAWVLQAGCRCVEVDCWDGPDGEPIVHHGYTLTSKILFKDVIETINKYAFVKNEYPVILSIENHCSVIQQKKMAQYLINILGDKLDLSSVSSEDASMLPSPQMLKGKILVKGKKLPANISEDAEEGEVSDEDSADEIDDDCKLLNGDASSNRKRVENIAKRKLDSLIKESKIRDCEDPNNFTVSTLAPTERLGHKAAGKKAEEDWESGGDAGTSRRNSRLLMSSFSKRKKKSSKLKMAASVEEGDEDLDSSGSQGRGATRQKKTMKLSRALSDLVKYTKSVGIHDVETEVASSWQVSSFSETKAQQILQQKPAQYLRFNQHQLSRIYPSSYRVDSSNYNPQPFWNAGCQMVALNYQSEGRMLQLNRAKFSANGSCGYVLKPQCMCQGIFNPHSEDPLPGQLKKQLVLRIISGQQLPKPRDSMLGDRGEIIDPFVEVEVIGLPVDCNKEQTRVVDDNGFNPMWEETLVFTVHMPEIALVRFLVWDHDPIGRDFIGQRTLAFSSMMPGYRHVYLEGMEEASIFVHVAVSDISGKVKQALGLKGLFLRGPKPGSLDSHAAGRPLPRPSVSQRLLRRTASAPTKSQKPAHKAFPELVLGTQDMGSEGEARDVAPPSPGPAPEALAGEEPGSRTPRDTCPFSSQRSVSSLCSLETIAEEPVLCPGPPALVAAPPGPCPGGPQFSVGPGAKAVSPPAAALGASMLLQLRTGSHRDTELPPESRQQACNGRVPSGAYEGAPSSQMDSRGHPRALGHLPLVRRAKSEGQVPLEPLGGRRPLAGTSPAVYSDATGSDRLWQRLEPGSHRDSVSSSSSMSSSDTVIDLSLPGLGLGREGLAGIPAGRLPLRPCSASAVHLDLPAVTKSKSNPNLRAAGQLPAVPDELRPRPLAPRLPWGCLPVAGLQDCPVAAKSKSLGDLTADDFAPRVESLGRSLGRHLGPARNGPAGQAERQDALTEQLRWLTGFQQAGDITSPTSLGPAGEGAVGGPGFLRRSSSRSQSRVRAIASRARQAQERQQRLQARQGPPEEERGTPEGACSVGQEGCGDVLAPSKGPMDQPPGGATTGPPLRL, via the exons TGGAGCGATGTATGAGTGCCATGCAGGCAGGAACGCAGATGGTGAAGCTCCGTGGCAGCTCCAAGGGTCTGGTCCGCTTCTACTTCCTGGACGAGCACCGCTCCTGCATCCGCTGGCGGCCCTCGCGCAAGAACGAGAAGGCCAAGA TCTCCATCGACTCCATCCAGGAGGTGAGCGAGGGCCGGCAGTCAGAGATCTTCCAGCGATACCCTGATGGCAGCTTCGACCCCAACTGCTGCTTCAGCATCTACCACGGCAGCCACCGAGAGTCGCTGGACCTGGTCTCCCCCAGCAGTGACGAGGCGCGCATCTGGGTCACTGGCCTGCGCTACCTCATGGCTGGCATCAGTGACGAGGACAGCCTGGCCCGCCGCCAGCGCACTAGGGACCA GTGGCTGAAGCAGACTTTCGCCGAGGCGGACAAGAACGGCGACGGCAGTCTGAGCCTGGGCGAGGTCCTGCAGCTGCTGCACAAGCTGAACGTGAGCCTGCCTCGGCACAGGGTGAAGCAGATGTTCAAG GAAGCGGACACGGATGACCAGCAGGGGACACTGGGCTTTGAGGAGTTCTGTGCCTTCTATAAGATGATGTCCACCCGCCGGGACCTCTACCTGCTCATGCTGACCTACAGCAACCACAAGGACCATCTGGATGTTGCTGACCTCCAGCGCTTCTTGGAGGTGGAGCAGAAG ATGACGGGTGTGACACTTGAGAGCTGCCAGGACATCATCGAGCAGTTTGAGCCCTGCCCAGAAAACAAGCGAAAAGGCGTGCTGGGCGTTGACG GCTTCACCAACTACACGCGGAGCCCGGCTGGTGACATCTTCAACCCGGAGCACCACGGCGTGCACCAGGACATGACGCGGCCGCTCAGCCACTATTTCATCACCTCGTCCCACAACACCTACCTCGTGGGCGACCAGCTCATGTCCCAGTCGCGAGTGGACATGTACGCCTGGGTCCTGCAGGCCGGCTGCCGCTGCGTGGAGG TGGACTGCTGGGACGGGCCCGACGGGGAGCCCATTGTGCACCATGGCTACACTCTGACCTCCAAGATCCTGTTCAAAGACGTCATTGAAACCATCAACAAATACGCCTTCGTCAAGAATGA GTACCCAGTGATCCTGTCCATCGAGAACCACTGCAGTGTCATCCAGCAGAAGAAGATGGCCCAGTATCTGATTAACATCCTTGGGGACAAGCTGGACTTGTCCTCAGTGAGCAGCGAGGATGCCTCCATGCTGCCCTCTCCGCAGATGCTCAAGGGCAAGATTCTGGTGAAG ggcaAGAAGCTCCCAGCCAACATCAGCGAGGATGCTGAGGAGGGTGAGGTGTCTGATGAGGACAGCGCCGACGAGATCGACGACGACTGCAAGCTTCTCAATGGGGAT GCCTCCAGCAATCGGAAGCGCGTGGAAAACATTGCGAAGAGGAAACTGGATTCCCTAATCAAGGAGTCGAAGATTCGGGACTGTGAGGACCCGAACAACTTCACCGTGTCCACACTGGCCCCGACTGAGAGACTTGGGCACAAGGCAGCGGGCAAAAAG GCTGAGGAGGACTGGGAGTCTGGAGGGGACGCCGGAACCAGCAGACGGAACAGCCGGCTCCTCATGAGCAGCTTCTCCAAGCGCAAG AAAAAGAGCAGCAAGCTGAAGATGGCGGCCAGCGTGGAGGAGGGGGATGAGGACCTGGACTCCTCAGGCAGCCAGGGCCGAGG GGCAACCCGGCAGAAGAAGACCATGAAGCTGTCACGGGCCCTCTCGGACCTGGTGAAGTACACCAAGTCCGTGGGCATCCACGACGTGGAGACGGAGG TGGCGTCCAGCTGGCAGGTGTCGTCCTTCAGTGAGACCAAGGCCCAGCAGATCCTGCAGCAGAAGCCGGCGCAGTACCTGCGCTTCAACCAGCACCAGCTGTCCCGCATCTACCCCTCTTCCTACCGCGTCGACTCCAGCAACTACAACCCGCAGCCCTTCTGGAATGCCGGCTGCCAGATGG TCGCCCTGAACTACCAGTCGGAGGGGCGCATGCTGCAGCTGAACCGGGCCAAGTTCAGTGCCAACGGCAGCTGTGGCTACGTGCTCAAACCCCAGTGCATGTGCCAGG GCATCTTCAACCCCCACTCCGAGGACCCCCTGCCTGGGCAGCTCAAGAAGCAGTTGGTGCTGCGGATCATCAGCGGGCAGCAGCTCCCCAAGCCGCGAGACTCGATGCTGGGGGACCGGGGGGAG ATCATCGACCCCTTCGTGGAGGTGGAAGTGATTGGGCTCCCCGTGGACTGCAACAAGGAGCAGACCCGTGTGGTGGACGACAATG GATTCAACCCCATGTGGGAGGAAACCCTGGTGTTCACAGTGCACATGCCAGAGATCGCATTGGTGCGCTTCCTCGTCTGGGACCACGACCCCATCGGGCGTGACTTCATTGGCCAGAGGACACTGGCTTTCAGCAGCATGATGCCAG GCTACCGGCACGTGTACCtggaggggatggaggaggcCTCCATCTTTGTCCACGTGGCTGTCAGTGACATCAGTGGTAAG GTCAAGCAGGCTCTGGGCTTAAAAGGCCTGTTCCTCCGAGGCCCAAAGCCCGGCTCCCTGGACAGTCATGCTGCTGGACGGCCTCTGCCCCGGCCCTCCGTTAGCCAGCGGCTCCTGCGGCGCACGGCCAGCGCCCCGACCAAGAGCCAGAAGCCCGCCCATAAGGCCTTCCCGGAGCTGGTCCTGGGCACACAGGACATGGGCTCCGAGGGGGAGGCACGCGACGTGGcgccccccagccctggccccgcTCCGGAGGCCCTGGCTGGGGAGGAGCCCGGCAGCCGTACCCCCCGAG ACACCTGCCCCTTCTCCTCGCAGAGGTCGGTCTCCTCCCTGTGCAGCCTGGAAACCATTGCCGAGGAGCCAGTCCTGTGCCCTGGCCCTCCAGCCCTGGTGGCCGCCCCCCCCGGCCCCTGCCCCGGGGGGCCCCAGTTCTCTGTAGGGCCTGGTGCCAAAGCAGTGAGCCCCCCGGCTGCGGCTCTGGGAGCCTCCATGCTCCTCCAGCTCAGGACTGGGAGCCACAGGGACACTGAGCTGCCCCCCGAAAGTAGGCAGCAGGCGTGCAACGGCAGGGTCCCCAGTGGAGCGTACGAGGGGGCCCCCAGCAGCCAGATGGACAGCAGGGGTCACCCCCGGGCCCTGGGCCATCTGCCCCTGGTCAGAAGGGCCAAGAGTGAGGGGCAGGTACCCCTGGAGCCCCTGGGTGGACGGCGGCCCCTGGCTGGGACCTCTCCTGCCGTGTACTCAGATGCCACGGGCAGCGACCGGCTATGGCAGCGGCTGGAGCCAGGCAGCCACCGAGACAGCGTGTCCTCATCCTCTAGCATGTCATCCAGCGACACGGTCATCGACCTCTCCCTGccgggcctgggcctgggccgtGAGGGCCTTGCAGGAATCCCGGCTGGACGCCTGCCCCTGCGGCCCTGCTCGGCCTCTGCCGTCCACCTAGACCTGCCCGCTGTGACCAAGAGCAAATCCAACCCCAACCTTCGGGCTGCGGGCCAGCTGCCTGCGGTGCCAGATGAGCTGCGGCCCCGCCCGCTGGCCCCACGGCTGCCCTGGGGCTGCCTCCCCGTGGCGGGCCTCCAGGACTGCCCCGTGGCCGCCAAGTCCAAGAGCCTGGGGGACCTGACGGCCGATGACTTTGCGCCGCGCGTTGAGAGCCTGGGCCGCAGCCTGGGCCGCCACCTGGGCCCAGCCCGCAATGGGCCGGCGGGGCAGGCGGAGCGGCAGGACGCCCTGACAGAGCAGCTGCGTTGGCTCACGGGATTCCAGCAGGCTGGCGACATCACGTCGCCCACCAGCCTGGGCCCggccggggagggggcggtgGGGGGCCCCGGCTTCCTGCGGCGCTCCTCCTCCCGCAGCCAGAGCCGCGTGCGCGCCATCGCCAGCCGCGCCCGCCAGGCCCAGGAGCGGCAGCAGCGGCTGCAGGCCCGGCAGGGACCCCCAGAGGAGGAGCGGGGCACCCCCGAGGGCGCCTGCTCCGTAGGCCAAGAGGGCTGTGGGGACGTGCTGGCCCCCTCCAAGGGCCCCATGGACCAGCCGCCAGGTGGCGCCACCACTGGGCCCCCGCTCAGACTCTGA
- the PLCH2 gene encoding 1-phosphatidylinositol 4,5-bisphosphate phosphodiesterase eta-2 isoform X6, giving the protein MAPSPEDPGPDLESGPPFLSINILPVVERCMSAMQAGTQMVKLRGSSKGLVRFYFLDEHRSCIRWRPSRKNEKAKISIDSIQEVSEGRQSEIFQRYPDGSFDPNCCFSIYHGSHRESLDLVSPSSDEARIWVTGLRYLMAGISDEDSLARRQRTRDQWLKQTFAEADKNGDGSLSLGEVLQLLHKLNVSLPRHRVKQMFKRPVLQEADTDDQQGTLGFEEFCAFYKMMSTRRDLYLLMLTYSNHKDHLDVADLQRFLEVEQKMTGVTLESCQDIIEQFEPCPENKRKGVLGVDGFTNYTRSPAGDIFNPEHHGVHQDMTRPLSHYFITSSHNTYLVGDQLMSQSRVDMYAWVLQAGCRCVEVDCWDGPDGEPIVHHGYTLTSKILFKDVIETINKYAFVKNEYPVILSIENHCSVIQQKKMAQYLINILGDKLDLSSVSSEDASMLPSPQMLKGKILVKGKKLPANISEDAEEGEVSDEDSADEIDDDCKLLNGDASSNRKRVENIAKRKLDSLIKESKIRDCEDPNNFTVSTLAPTERLGHKAAGKKAEEDWESGGDAGTSRRNSRLLMSSFSKRKKKSSKLKMAASVEEGDEDLDSSGSQGRGATRQKKTMKLSRALSDLVKYTKSVGIHDVETEVASSWQVSSFSETKAQQILQQKPAQYLRFNQHQLSRIYPSSYRVDSSNYNPQPFWNAGCQMVALNYQSEGRMLQLNRAKFSANGSCGYVLKPQCMCQGIFNPHSEDPLPGQLKKQLVLRIISGQQLPKPRDSMLGDRGEIIDPFVEVEVIGLPVDCNKEQTRVVDDNGFNPMWEETLVFTVHMPEIALVRFLVWDHDPIGRDFIGQRTLAFSSMMPGYRHVYLEGMEEASIFVHVAVSDISGKVKQALGLKGLFLRGPKPGSLDSHAAGRPLPRPSVSQRLLRRTASAPTKSQKPAHKAFPELVLGTQDMGSEGEARDVAPPSPGPAPEALAGEEPGSRTPRGKAPAEKRPAQGQPLRAPEGPRPAGMAATCMKCVVGSCAGEDAEALRMGRPPSPGPAGGHAAISQQPRARADSLGAPHTAVGRSRGAPRGPRAQRQGLGGSGSVSSDSSTPGSPEVAPCWPEGARRQAGALQREMNALFVQKLEEIRSKSPMFSTVRN; this is encoded by the exons TGGAGCGATGTATGAGTGCCATGCAGGCAGGAACGCAGATGGTGAAGCTCCGTGGCAGCTCCAAGGGTCTGGTCCGCTTCTACTTCCTGGACGAGCACCGCTCCTGCATCCGCTGGCGGCCCTCGCGCAAGAACGAGAAGGCCAAGA TCTCCATCGACTCCATCCAGGAGGTGAGCGAGGGCCGGCAGTCAGAGATCTTCCAGCGATACCCTGATGGCAGCTTCGACCCCAACTGCTGCTTCAGCATCTACCACGGCAGCCACCGAGAGTCGCTGGACCTGGTCTCCCCCAGCAGTGACGAGGCGCGCATCTGGGTCACTGGCCTGCGCTACCTCATGGCTGGCATCAGTGACGAGGACAGCCTGGCCCGCCGCCAGCGCACTAGGGACCA GTGGCTGAAGCAGACTTTCGCCGAGGCGGACAAGAACGGCGACGGCAGTCTGAGCCTGGGCGAGGTCCTGCAGCTGCTGCACAAGCTGAACGTGAGCCTGCCTCGGCACAGGGTGAAGCAGATGTTCAAG AGGCCTGTGTTACAGGAAGCGGACACGGATGACCAGCAGGGGACACTGGGCTTTGAGGAGTTCTGTGCCTTCTATAAGATGATGTCCACCCGCCGGGACCTCTACCTGCTCATGCTGACCTACAGCAACCACAAGGACCATCTGGATGTTGCTGACCTCCAGCGCTTCTTGGAGGTGGAGCAGAAG ATGACGGGTGTGACACTTGAGAGCTGCCAGGACATCATCGAGCAGTTTGAGCCCTGCCCAGAAAACAAGCGAAAAGGCGTGCTGGGCGTTGACG GCTTCACCAACTACACGCGGAGCCCGGCTGGTGACATCTTCAACCCGGAGCACCACGGCGTGCACCAGGACATGACGCGGCCGCTCAGCCACTATTTCATCACCTCGTCCCACAACACCTACCTCGTGGGCGACCAGCTCATGTCCCAGTCGCGAGTGGACATGTACGCCTGGGTCCTGCAGGCCGGCTGCCGCTGCGTGGAGG TGGACTGCTGGGACGGGCCCGACGGGGAGCCCATTGTGCACCATGGCTACACTCTGACCTCCAAGATCCTGTTCAAAGACGTCATTGAAACCATCAACAAATACGCCTTCGTCAAGAATGA GTACCCAGTGATCCTGTCCATCGAGAACCACTGCAGTGTCATCCAGCAGAAGAAGATGGCCCAGTATCTGATTAACATCCTTGGGGACAAGCTGGACTTGTCCTCAGTGAGCAGCGAGGATGCCTCCATGCTGCCCTCTCCGCAGATGCTCAAGGGCAAGATTCTGGTGAAG ggcaAGAAGCTCCCAGCCAACATCAGCGAGGATGCTGAGGAGGGTGAGGTGTCTGATGAGGACAGCGCCGACGAGATCGACGACGACTGCAAGCTTCTCAATGGGGAT GCCTCCAGCAATCGGAAGCGCGTGGAAAACATTGCGAAGAGGAAACTGGATTCCCTAATCAAGGAGTCGAAGATTCGGGACTGTGAGGACCCGAACAACTTCACCGTGTCCACACTGGCCCCGACTGAGAGACTTGGGCACAAGGCAGCGGGCAAAAAG GCTGAGGAGGACTGGGAGTCTGGAGGGGACGCCGGAACCAGCAGACGGAACAGCCGGCTCCTCATGAGCAGCTTCTCCAAGCGCAAG AAAAAGAGCAGCAAGCTGAAGATGGCGGCCAGCGTGGAGGAGGGGGATGAGGACCTGGACTCCTCAGGCAGCCAGGGCCGAGG GGCAACCCGGCAGAAGAAGACCATGAAGCTGTCACGGGCCCTCTCGGACCTGGTGAAGTACACCAAGTCCGTGGGCATCCACGACGTGGAGACGGAGG TGGCGTCCAGCTGGCAGGTGTCGTCCTTCAGTGAGACCAAGGCCCAGCAGATCCTGCAGCAGAAGCCGGCGCAGTACCTGCGCTTCAACCAGCACCAGCTGTCCCGCATCTACCCCTCTTCCTACCGCGTCGACTCCAGCAACTACAACCCGCAGCCCTTCTGGAATGCCGGCTGCCAGATGG TCGCCCTGAACTACCAGTCGGAGGGGCGCATGCTGCAGCTGAACCGGGCCAAGTTCAGTGCCAACGGCAGCTGTGGCTACGTGCTCAAACCCCAGTGCATGTGCCAGG GCATCTTCAACCCCCACTCCGAGGACCCCCTGCCTGGGCAGCTCAAGAAGCAGTTGGTGCTGCGGATCATCAGCGGGCAGCAGCTCCCCAAGCCGCGAGACTCGATGCTGGGGGACCGGGGGGAG ATCATCGACCCCTTCGTGGAGGTGGAAGTGATTGGGCTCCCCGTGGACTGCAACAAGGAGCAGACCCGTGTGGTGGACGACAATG GATTCAACCCCATGTGGGAGGAAACCCTGGTGTTCACAGTGCACATGCCAGAGATCGCATTGGTGCGCTTCCTCGTCTGGGACCACGACCCCATCGGGCGTGACTTCATTGGCCAGAGGACACTGGCTTTCAGCAGCATGATGCCAG GCTACCGGCACGTGTACCtggaggggatggaggaggcCTCCATCTTTGTCCACGTGGCTGTCAGTGACATCAGTGGTAAG GTCAAGCAGGCTCTGGGCTTAAAAGGCCTGTTCCTCCGAGGCCCAAAGCCCGGCTCCCTGGACAGTCATGCTGCTGGACGGCCTCTGCCCCGGCCCTCCGTTAGCCAGCGGCTCCTGCGGCGCACGGCCAGCGCCCCGACCAAGAGCCAGAAGCCCGCCCATAAGGCCTTCCCGGAGCTGGTCCTGGGCACACAGGACATGGGCTCCGAGGGGGAGGCACGCGACGTGGcgccccccagccctggccccgcTCCGGAGGCCCTGGCTGGGGAGGAGCCCGGCAGCCGTACCCCCCGAGGTAAGGCACCGGCAGAGAAGAGGCCGGCGCAGGGGCAGCCCCTGCGTGCCCCCGAGGGCCCCAGGCCTGCTGGGATGGCCGCCACCTGCATGAAGTGTGTGGTGGGCTCCTGTGCCGGTGAGGACGCAGAGGCCTTGCGGATGGGGCggcctcccagcccagggcctgcggGCGGGCACGCGGCCATCAGCCAACAGCCCCGCGCCCGGGCGGACTCGCTGGGGGCCCCCCACACTGCCGTGGGGAGAAGCAGAGGGGCCCCCAGGGGCCCCAGGGCCCAGCGGCAGGGTCTGGGCGGCAGCGGCTCCGTGTCCTCGGACTCCAGCACCCCGGGCAGCCCCGAGGTGGCCCCCTGCTGGCCCGAGGGTGCCCGCAGGCAGGCGGGGGCCCTACAGAGGGAGATGAATGCCTTGTTCGTTCAAAAGCTGGAGGAGATTAGGAGTAAATCCCCCATGTTCTCCACGG TTAGGAACTGA